AACCCACCACACAGCTAAGCTTGAAATGGAAGAAAGCCAAAACACACAAGAAGAGGGTCCCATACACACTGGGAAGAAGATAGACACTAGCCATAACCTCATAATAGAGTTTAAGCCATAATAATTATTGAAGTTAAAGATGTGTCTGAGAAATAGTAAACTAAGGTGTGATTTTGATTAAGCGTTGCTCCTGAAGGATCCAAGAGCTTTGATTGCTGCTGCTCTAAGAATGTGTTGGTGGTagattgctgctgctgctgctccaACGAAGGGTCCAACCCAGTAAATCcactgaaaatcaaaataaacaaTTACCACTGTTAAACAAAAAATTGCTAGCTAGGAAGTAatgtttttggttaaaaaaaaagttGTTCAGTATTTATTCAAATATAAAACGAAAATAAGAgtcaaattttagattttttttatttctctttgatattctaataaaaaaaaatctaggaGGCACTAACTTTATTCAATTCTAACGTATCTAATCAGTAAAAAAAGTGAGTAATTGGATGAAATTTCATACCAATCTTACACTATTAAAATTATCATTAATAACTATTTAATGACTACAAATTATAAAAGTTGAtggcctcctaacactcttctttCTAATAAGCTCATtatgataaataaataaagtatgtaATTGAAAGTGGAAATAATAGAGTACCTGGTCATCCCAAGCTTTATCATTGTTGAAGATAACAGCGGGTCCAAAACTCCTTGCAGGGTTAATTCCAGTACCAGTGATAGGGATAGTGGCCAAGTGAACCATGAAGACGGCGAATCCAATGGGGAGTGGTGCCAACACTGGAACATGGGAGTCCCTGGCGTTCCTCTTCGGATCAGTGGCAGAGAACACGGTGTACACAAGGACGAAGGTGCCGATGATCTCAGCACCTAGAGCAGTCCCTTTGTTATACCCGTGGCTGACGGTGTTGGCACCACCACCGTATCTGTTGTAGAACGATTTCTGAAACCCCTTCGCAAGTCCGGCACCGCAGATGGCACCGGCGCATTGCCCGATCATGTACAGCACTGTCCTTATTAGTGACAGTTTCTGCCCCACGAACAACCCGAATGTCACCGCTGGGTTGATATGTCCACCTACAACATTCATTCTTTTAgatgatcattcatttttttaGATGATCATTCGGCGCTTGAATACTTtttataaattactttttatatcAAATAATAGGAAGTAttataaattactttttatatcAAACAATAGGCGGTAAGTATTATACATTACCAGAGATTCCAGCGGTGCAGTAAACAAGGATGAAGATCATGCCACCAAAGGCCCATGCAATACCCAAGATTCCAACGCCGTCACACTGATTGGTACCAGCAAGGTTTGGGTCCGTCTGGTGCTTGTAACCTATGATGGTCAAAACCGTTATATAAAGGAATAGAAGCGTTGCTACGAACTCAGCAATCACTGCTCTGTACAAAGACCACTTTTTCAGCTCCTCAAAGTCTATCAATGGCGCCGGTGGAGGGTCATTATAGTCTTTTGCACTGTACTCTCCTCCTTGCCCTTGCTCTGC
The DNA window shown above is from Arachis ipaensis cultivar K30076 chromosome B08, Araip1.1, whole genome shotgun sequence and carries:
- the LOC107612830 gene encoding aquaporin PIP2-7, whose protein sequence is MTKDVEVAEQGQGGEYSAKDYNDPPPAPLIDFEELKKWSLYRAVIAEFVATLLFLYITVLTIIGYKHQTDPNLAGTNQCDGVGILGIAWAFGGMIFILVYCTAGISGGHINPAVTFGLFVGQKLSLIRTVLYMIGQCAGAICGAGLAKGFQKSFYNRYGGGANTVSHGYNKGTALGAEIIGTFVLVYTVFSATDPKRNARDSHVPVLAPLPIGFAVFMVHLATIPITGTGINPARSFGPAVIFNNDKAWDDQWIYWVGPFVGAAAAAIYHQHILRAAAIKALGSFRSNA